AGGCAGCGGCCCGAACCGACGCCCTTGATCGTCTTTCCGGAGCCGGTGGGAGGCGACGAGGTGCCGTTGAGGGCGTTGAGGACCGAGGTGTAGGCGGCCTTCTTGTTGCCGTTGCCGTCGAACAGCAGGGGCGTCTGCTCCGAGCGCCACGAGTCGGTGTCGCGCACACCCCAGACGGTGATCCCGAGGCAGCGCGAGACGGCCAGGCAGTCGTTGGTCACGTTGGCGTAGGTCGTGGCCGAGGCGCCCTGGATGTCCAGTTCGGTGATGGCCACATCGACACCGAGAGCGGCGAAGTTCTGCAGGGTGGTGCGGAAGTTGCCGTTGTAGGGGCTGCCGCTGTTGAAGTGGGACTGGAAGCCGACGCAGTCGATGGGCACGCCGCGCTGCTTGAAGTCGCGGACCATGGCGTACACGCCCTGGGTCTTGGCCCAGGTCCAGTTCTCGATGTTGTAGTCGTTGTAGCAGAGCTTGGCGGCGGGGTCGGCGGCGCGCGCGGTGCGGAAGGCGACCTCGATCCAGTCGTTGCCGGTGCGCTGCAGGTTGGAGTCGCGGCGGCCTCCCGAGCCGTCGTCGGCGAAGGCCTCGTTCACGACGTCCCACTGGGCGATCTTGCCCTTGTAGTGGGCCATGACGCCGTTGATGTGGTCGATCATCGCCTGGCGCAGGCCGCTGCCGCCGAGGCTCTGCATCCAGCCGGGTTGCTGGGAGTGCCAGGCCAGGGTGTGGCCGCGTACCCGCTTGCCGTTCTGGACCGCCCAGTTGTAGACGCGGTCGCCGGAGCTGAAGTTGAACTGGCCCCGCTGGGGCTCGGTGGCGTCGATCTTCATCTCGTTCTCGGCGGTCACCATGGTGAACTCGCGGGACGCGATCGTGGTGTAGGCCGAGTCGTTGAGTCTGCCCGAGGCGATGGCGGTGCCGAAGTAGCGGCCGCTCTGCGCCGCCGCGGCGCCCAGCGTGCTCTCCGCGGCCGTGGCCGGGGGCGGCGCCACCAGAGCGGCCGCCGCGCTGAGCACCCCGAGGGCGCCTGCGAGAAGGGCCCGCCTGCGGATCCCGGACCTGGGCATGGCGTTCGTACGCACGTCTGCTCCTCCATGAATGAACGAGGGTGGAAGCACGGAACACAGCCGTGTAAGGGACGCCGCGCTCCATCAAGGGAACGCACACACCACCGGGGCGTCGCGGACTCAGTGTGTGAGCCCCCGCAGATCCCGTCAATAGTTTCCAAATCTTTTCATGGCGCCGTATGCGCGATCTGCGGCTGGCTGTGCTCGAAACTTTTCGAAGTTCCGAGGCCCTTGACGATGCCTTTCTGACTGTTATTTACTCCGGCCACCGCCACCCCCCGACCCCCGATCGAGAGAAGGTCCGCCCCGGCAGGAATTGTTAGCGCTAACATCCACGCCGAACGAAAGGAAGAAGGTCATGTTGAGGACCGGTGCGGTGCTGGCATCGCTCCTGCTTTCGGTGCTCATGTGCGTGACGAACCCACAGCCCGCCCACGCCGCGACAGTGGATGTGAACACGTGGTACGTCCTGGTCAACCGCAACAGCGGCAAGGCCCTGGACGTCTACAACCTGGCGACGAACGACGGCGCCCGCATCACCCAGTGGACGCGAAACGATCAGAACCAGCAGCAGTGGCAGTTCGTCGACTCCGGCGACGGCTACTACCGCGTCAGGTCCCGCCACTCCGGCAAGGTGCTGGACGTCTCCAACTTCTCCACCGCCAACGGCGGCTCGATCGTCCAGTGGGCCGACCTGAACGGCGCCAACCAGCAGTGGCGCCTGGTCGACAGCCCGGGCGGCTACGTTCGGCTGGTCTCGCGCCACAGCGGCAAGCCCCTCGAAGTGCAGGGCGGTTCCACCGCCGACAACGCGAACATCGTCCAGTACGACGACTGGGGCGGCGACAACCAGCAGTGGCAGCTCATCCCGGTCGGCGGCGACTCCACTCCGGCGTGCGATCTCCCGTCGGCCTACCGCTGGTCGTCAACGGGCCCGCTGGCGCAGCCCAAGTCGGGGTGGGTCTCGCTCAAGGACTTCACCGTCGCCCCCTACAACGGCAGGCACCTCGTGTACGCGACGACGCACGATACGGGGACGAGGTGGGGTTCGATGAACTTCGGCCTGTTCACCAACTGGTCGGAGATGGCCTCGGCCGGCCAGAACACGATGTCGAATGCCACCGTCGCGCCCACGCTGTTCTACTTCGCGCCGAAGAACATCTGGGTGCTCGCCTACCAGTGGGGCGGAACCGCATTCTCCTACCGGACGTCGAGCGACCCCGCCAACCCGAATGGATGGTCATCGCAACAGGTGCTCTTCTCCGGAAGCATATCCGGATCAGGAACAGGGCCCATCGACCAGACGCTCATCGGCGACAGCGCGAACATGTACCTTTTCTTCGCCGGTGACAATGGCAAGATCTATCGGGCGAATATGCCGATCGGGAACTTCCCGGGCAGTTTCGGCGCGACCTCGACCGTGGTCTTGAGCGATTCGACCAACAACCTGTTCGAGGCCGTCCAGGTCTACAAGGTCCAGGGCCAGAGCCGCTACCTCATGATCGTCGAGGCGATCGGCTCGCAGGGGCGCTACTTCCGCTCGTTCACGGCCACCAGCCTGAACGGCTCGTGGACACCGCAGGCCGCGTCCGAGGGCAACC
The sequence above is a segment of the Actinomadura coerulea genome. Coding sequences within it:
- a CDS encoding endo-1,4-beta-xylanase — translated: MRTNAMPRSGIRRRALLAGALGVLSAAAALVAPPPATAAESTLGAAAAQSGRYFGTAIASGRLNDSAYTTIASREFTMVTAENEMKIDATEPQRGQFNFSSGDRVYNWAVQNGKRVRGHTLAWHSQQPGWMQSLGGSGLRQAMIDHINGVMAHYKGKIAQWDVVNEAFADDGSGGRRDSNLQRTGNDWIEVAFRTARAADPAAKLCYNDYNIENWTWAKTQGVYAMVRDFKQRGVPIDCVGFQSHFNSGSPYNGNFRTTLQNFAALGVDVAITELDIQGASATTYANVTNDCLAVSRCLGITVWGVRDTDSWRSEQTPLLFDGNGNKKAAYTSVLNALNGTSSPPTGSGKTIKGVGSGRCLDVPNASTADGTQLQLWDCHSGTNQQWTSTDAGELRVYGDKCLDAAGTGNGAKVQIYSCWGGDNQKWRLNSDGSIVGVQSGLCLDAAGSANGTPIQLYSCWNGSNQLWSRA